CGGAACGGCATACATCTCAGCATGTCCGCAATCCCGGTGGGGGACGGAGTGCGAGTTACCGGTTGGCCAATGGGGCCTCAAGGTCGCAGCAGAAAGTCCGGCAGGTAGATATGACGAATACCATCCTCGTCCTGGCGCAGTTCATCCATTGTCAGGAGAAGCTTGGGAAAGGCGTCGCGGATTTTTTTCAGTGGCCGGAGTTCCCGCTCCCGTGTGTCCGGGCTGGAGAGCAGATAGGATACCTGTATATACAGGGTTTCGTTCTGCCGGGTGGCAATAAAGTCTATTTCGTAGTTGTCTATAAGCCCGGTGGCAACGGCATAGCCCCGTCTTTTCAGCTCAATGCAGACAAGGTTTTCCAGGATCTGCCCGATATCGCCCTGCCGGTACCCGAGGATCGCGTGCCGCAGGCCAATGTCACCAAGGTAGTGCTTTTCGTTGATCTCCAGGTAGCGTTTGCCTTTCAGGTCGTAGCGCTGCACACAGTACAGGGCAAAGCAGGATTCCAGATACGCTATGTAGTTGAGTACCGATTCTACAGATACCTTCATATTCTGCGACTTCAGGTACGATGTAATTGAGCGTGCCGACACGGGTTGTCCCATGTTGTCAAAGAAGAAAAGAATAATGCGCTCAAGCAACGCAACATTACGTAGAGCGTAGCGTTCAACAATGTCGCGGAGAATAATGCTGCTGTACAGGTCATCCAGGGCCTGAAAACGGATATCATCATTTTCCGGCAGATGGTAGATACCGGGAAAGCCGCCGAACTTTATGTAGGACTGAAAACTTTCCATGGAATGTCCGTCTCTGCCGTGAACGGCAAGGTATTCCGCGTACGAGAAGGCGTATATGTGAATCTGAACATAGCGACCAGCCAGGTATGTTGCCAGATCGGATGAGAGCAGGTGTGCGTTGGAGCCGGTAATATAGAGGTCGTAGCCTCCGCTTTTCAGAAAGGCGTTCAAGGTTTTTTCCCAGGACTCAATCTCCTGCACTT
This genomic window from Alkalispirochaeta americana contains:
- a CDS encoding ATP-binding protein, producing MVERKTYLDWMKTHKNTPVIKVLTGMRRVGKSTLLQQFAEMLLTQGTPEEDILFIDMESLKFQHIANGQALAQWVHDRCAAAPGHKIILIDEVQEIESWEKTLNAFLKSGGYDLYITGSNAHLLSSDLATYLAGRYVQIHIYAFSYAEYLAVHGRDGHSMESFQSYIKFGGFPGIYHLPENDDIRFQALDDLYSSIILRDIVERYALRNVALLERIILFFFDNMGQPVSARSITSYLKSQNMKVSVESVLNYIAYLESCFALYCVQRYDLKGKRYLEINEKHYLGDIGLRHAILGYRQGDIGQILENLVCIELKRRGYAVATGLIDNYEIDFIATRQNETLYIQVSYLLSSPDTRERELRPLKKIRDAFPKLLLTMDELRQDEDGIRHIYLPDFLLRP